A section of the Thauera chlorobenzoica genome encodes:
- the had gene encoding 6-hydroxycyclohex-1-ene-1-carbonyl-CoA dehydrogenase, which yields MSSNPHRWMMTSPGAPMVRAEFEIGELSADQVVVAVAGCGVCHTDLGYYYDGVRTNHALPLALGHEISGRVVQAGANAAQWLGRAVIVPAVMPCGTCELCVSGHGTICRDQVMPGNDIQGGFASHVVVPARGLCAVDEARLAAAGLQLADVSVVADAVTTPYQAVLQAGVEPGDVAVVIGVGGVGGYAVQIASAFGASVVAIDVDPAKLEMMSRHGAALTLNAREISGRDLKKAIEAHAKANGLRLTRWKIFECSGTGAGQTSAYGLLTHGATLAVVGFTMDKVEVRLSNLMAFHARALGNWGCLPEYYPAALDLVLDKKIDLASFIERHPLDQIAEVFAAAHAHKLTRRAILTP from the coding sequence ATGAGCAGCAATCCGCATCGTTGGATGATGACCTCGCCCGGCGCGCCGATGGTTCGCGCCGAGTTCGAGATCGGCGAGCTTTCTGCTGACCAGGTCGTCGTGGCCGTGGCGGGCTGTGGAGTCTGCCATACCGATCTCGGTTACTACTACGACGGCGTGCGCACCAATCATGCGCTGCCTCTGGCGCTGGGTCACGAGATCAGTGGGCGGGTGGTGCAGGCCGGTGCCAATGCGGCGCAGTGGCTCGGACGTGCCGTGATCGTGCCGGCCGTGATGCCCTGCGGTACCTGTGAGCTGTGCGTGTCCGGCCATGGCACGATTTGCCGTGACCAGGTGATGCCCGGTAACGACATCCAGGGTGGTTTCGCCTCCCATGTGGTGGTGCCGGCGCGTGGTCTGTGCGCGGTCGATGAGGCGCGACTCGCCGCCGCCGGTCTGCAGCTGGCCGACGTCTCGGTGGTTGCCGATGCGGTCACGACGCCTTATCAGGCGGTGCTGCAGGCCGGTGTCGAGCCGGGTGATGTGGCGGTGGTGATCGGTGTCGGCGGTGTCGGCGGCTACGCCGTGCAGATCGCCAGCGCCTTCGGCGCCAGCGTGGTGGCGATCGACGTCGATCCTGCTAAGCTGGAGATGATGTCCAGGCACGGCGCGGCGCTCACGCTCAATGCGCGTGAAATTTCCGGGCGCGATCTGAAGAAGGCGATCGAGGCGCATGCCAAGGCCAATGGCCTGCGACTGACGCGCTGGAAGATCTTCGAGTGTTCGGGTACCGGCGCAGGGCAGACCAGCGCCTATGGCCTGCTCACCCATGGCGCGACGTTGGCGGTGGTCGGCTTCACGATGGACAAGGTCGAGGTTCGCCTTTCCAACCTGATGGCCTTCCATGCCCGCGCGCTGGGCAACTGGGGCTGTCTGCCCGAGTACTACCCGGCAGCACTCGATCTTGTGCTCGACAAGAAGATCGATCTCGCCAGCTTCATCGAGCGTCACCCGCTCGACCAGATCGCTGAGGTGTTCGCCGCCGCACACGCCCACAAGCTCACCCGGCGCGCCATCCTCACGCCCTGA
- the bcrD gene encoding benzoyl-CoA reductase subunit D, whose translation MTITAGIDIGTGAVKTVLFRVEGDKTEWLAKRNDRIRQRDPFKLAEEAYNGLLEEAGLKASDVDYVATTGEGESLAFHTGHFYSMTTHARGAVYLNPEARAVLDIGALHGRAIRNDERGKVETYKMTSQCASGSGQFLENIARYLGIAQDEIGSLSTQADNPEVVSSICAVLAETDVINMVSRDISAPNILKGIHISMAGRLAKLLKSVGAREGVVLCTGGLALDEGLLKTLNESIQEQKMAVVAYNHPDSPYAGAIGAALWGAFRHEKLARLGQQQVAEAA comes from the coding sequence ATGACGATCACTGCAGGCATCGATATCGGCACTGGCGCGGTCAAGACCGTTCTTTTCCGCGTCGAAGGCGACAAGACCGAATGGCTCGCCAAGCGCAACGACCGCATCCGTCAGCGCGACCCGTTCAAGCTTGCCGAGGAGGCCTACAACGGCCTGCTCGAGGAAGCCGGCCTCAAGGCGTCCGACGTGGATTACGTGGCCACCACCGGCGAAGGTGAAAGCCTGGCCTTCCACACCGGCCACTTCTATTCGATGACCACGCATGCGCGCGGGGCGGTGTATCTGAACCCCGAAGCGCGTGCCGTCCTCGACATCGGCGCGCTGCACGGTCGTGCGATCCGCAACGACGAGCGCGGCAAGGTCGAAACCTACAAGATGACCAGCCAGTGCGCGTCGGGCTCCGGCCAGTTCCTCGAGAACATCGCACGCTACCTGGGCATCGCGCAGGACGAGATCGGCTCGCTGTCGACGCAGGCCGACAACCCGGAAGTGGTGTCGAGCATCTGCGCCGTGCTGGCCGAGACCGACGTCATCAACATGGTGTCGCGTGACATTTCGGCGCCGAACATCCTGAAGGGCATCCACATCTCGATGGCCGGCCGCCTGGCGAAGCTGCTGAAGTCGGTCGGTGCGCGCGAGGGCGTGGTGCTCTGCACCGGTGGCCTGGCGCTCGACGAAGGTCTGCTGAAGACGCTCAACGAGTCGATTCAAGAGCAGAAAATGGCGGTTGTGGCCTACAATCATCCCGACTCGCCCTATGCAGGGGCGATCGGTGCAGCACTGTGGGGCGCCTTCCGTCATGAAAAACTGGCCCGCCTCGGCCAGCAGCAAGTGGCTGAAGCAGCCTGA
- the bcrA gene encoding benzoyl-CoA reductase subunit A — MECFVGIDLGSTTTKAVVMDDKGQVLGRGITNSRSNYDTAARVSKLEAFIDARLSLIRRELDKEPAVAGRVDEIIDGLTRNFRREQFIEQLGDLEQTCVANVEGPRFAGKEKAIVGALTEVFRRLREEEADKLFAPDAQRKSDFFRDLAGSRFMQIGEEVARANGVEFDHLLHMYDKSIIEVENRPPSADMNRKFRSAMERVRGEMSSALDTAALGAPIDAALDIEMSERYVVGTGYGRVRLPFPKEHIRSEILCHGLGAHLMYPKTRTVLDIGGQDTKGIQIDDKGIVVNFQMNDRCAAGTGRYLGYVADEMNMGLHELGPLAMKSTKSIRINSTCTVFAGAELRDRLALGDKREDILAGLHRAIMLRAMSIISRSGGITDQFTFTGGVAKNEAAVKELRQLVKENYGEVQINIDPDSIYTGALGASEFARRAVVEA, encoded by the coding sequence ATGGAATGTTTCGTCGGAATTGATCTGGGGTCCACCACGACCAAAGCGGTCGTCATGGACGACAAGGGGCAGGTGCTCGGCCGCGGCATCACCAACTCGCGCTCGAACTACGACACCGCGGCGCGCGTGTCCAAGCTCGAGGCCTTCATCGATGCGCGCCTGAGCCTGATTCGCCGCGAACTCGACAAGGAGCCGGCAGTGGCCGGGCGGGTCGATGAAATCATCGACGGTCTGACCCGCAACTTCCGCCGCGAGCAGTTCATCGAACAGCTCGGCGACCTGGAGCAGACCTGCGTGGCCAACGTCGAGGGCCCGCGCTTCGCCGGCAAGGAAAAGGCGATCGTCGGCGCGCTGACCGAAGTCTTCCGCCGCCTGCGCGAGGAAGAGGCGGACAAGCTTTTCGCACCGGACGCGCAGCGCAAGTCGGACTTCTTCCGCGACCTCGCCGGTTCGCGTTTCATGCAGATCGGTGAGGAAGTGGCCCGCGCCAACGGCGTCGAGTTCGATCACCTGCTGCACATGTACGACAAGTCGATCATCGAGGTCGAGAACCGTCCGCCGTCAGCCGACATGAACCGCAAGTTCCGCAGCGCGATGGAGCGGGTTCGTGGCGAGATGTCCAGTGCCCTCGATACCGCTGCGCTGGGTGCGCCGATCGATGCCGCGCTCGACATCGAGATGAGCGAGCGCTACGTCGTCGGCACCGGCTACGGCCGCGTCCGCCTGCCCTTCCCGAAGGAGCACATCCGTTCCGAGATCCTGTGCCACGGCCTGGGCGCGCACCTGATGTATCCGAAGACCCGCACCGTGCTCGACATCGGCGGCCAGGACACCAAGGGCATCCAGATCGACGACAAGGGCATCGTGGTGAACTTCCAGATGAACGACCGCTGCGCTGCTGGTACCGGCCGTTACCTGGGCTACGTCGCCGACGAGATGAACATGGGCCTGCACGAACTCGGCCCGCTCGCGATGAAGTCGACCAAGTCGATCCGCATCAACTCGACCTGCACCGTGTTCGCCGGCGCCGAACTGCGCGACCGTCTGGCGCTGGGCGACAAGCGCGAGGACATCCTCGCCGGTCTGCACCGCGCGATCATGCTGCGTGCGATGTCCATCATCTCCCGTTCGGGTGGCATCACCGACCAATTCACCTTCACCGGTGGCGTGGCCAAGAACGAGGCAGCGGTCAAGGAACTGCGCCAGCTCGTCAAGGAAAACTACGGCGAAGTGCAGATCAACATCGACCCGGATTCGATTTATACCGGTGCTCTGGGGGCTTCCGAGTTCGCCCGTCGCGCCGTCGTGGAGGCATGA
- a CDS encoding YfhL family 4Fe-4S dicluster ferredoxin, with translation MALYINDDCTACDACVEECPNEAITPGDPIYVIDPTKCSECVGAFDEPQCRLVCPADCIPDNPDYRETHEELQEKYDRLHG, from the coding sequence ATGGCCTTGTACATCAACGACGACTGCACGGCGTGTGACGCCTGTGTGGAAGAGTGCCCGAACGAGGCGATTACCCCGGGCGATCCGATCTACGTGATCGACCCGACCAAGTGTTCCGAGTGTGTGGGCGCTTTCGACGAGCCGCAATGCCGGCTGGTCTGTCCGGCGGATTGCATTCCGGATAATCCGGACTACCGCGAAACGCACGAAGAACTGCAGGAGAAATACGACCGCCTGCACGGTTGA
- a CDS encoding GNAT family N-acetyltransferase, producing the protein MTSHPHPTTKQMIDQFSGEPNYSDPNPDDAVALSRDRIPVRSLTPEDFDAVVRIDRHDSGHDRSAYYRRKFEEALGGSGVRVSVVAEQDGVVVGFLMARVDFGEFGRAAAAAVIDTVGVDPAMKGRHIGSALVSQLLANLTTLRVESVRSEVEWNQFGLLHFLDRCGFRPGQQLALSRPLD; encoded by the coding sequence ATGACCAGCCATCCCCATCCCACAACGAAGCAGATGATCGACCAGTTTTCCGGGGAACCCAACTATAGCGACCCCAACCCGGACGATGCCGTAGCGCTGTCGCGCGACCGGATTCCGGTGCGCTCGCTGACGCCGGAAGACTTCGATGCCGTCGTTCGCATCGACCGCCACGACAGTGGCCACGACCGCAGCGCATATTACCGGCGCAAGTTCGAGGAAGCGCTCGGCGGTTCCGGCGTGCGCGTCTCGGTGGTTGCCGAGCAGGACGGTGTCGTCGTCGGCTTTCTGATGGCGCGCGTCGATTTCGGCGAATTCGGCCGTGCCGCCGCCGCCGCGGTGATCGACACGGTAGGCGTCGATCCGGCCATGAAGGGGCGTCATATCGGCAGTGCGCTGGTTTCCCAGCTGCTTGCCAACCTGACCACCCTGCGGGTCGAATCGGTCCGCTCCGAAGTCGAATGGAACCAGTTCGGCCTGCTGCACTTCCTCGACCGCTGCGGCTTCCGCCCAGGGCAGCAACTGGCGTTATCGCGTCCGCTGGACTGA
- a CDS encoding GNAT family N-acetyltransferase: MMTANTETRLRPLAAGDVDRLTRLDAMTSGGGSRTSFFERRLKAEQARAEGFFSCIAERGGDVVGFALGHVLDGEFGVKGRVAVLDAIAVDPGAQRQGVARALMAEFDRVARARGANEMRTQAQWNQPALVEFFAAAGFRLAPRVVLERPTEYVNF, from the coding sequence ATGATGACTGCGAATACCGAAACCAGGCTGCGCCCGCTCGCTGCCGGCGATGTTGACCGTCTTACCCGTCTCGATGCCATGACCAGTGGCGGCGGCAGCCGTACCAGCTTCTTCGAGCGCCGCCTGAAGGCCGAGCAGGCGCGTGCGGAAGGCTTCTTTTCCTGCATCGCCGAACGCGGAGGCGACGTCGTCGGCTTCGCGCTCGGGCATGTGCTCGATGGCGAATTCGGCGTCAAGGGGCGGGTTGCCGTGCTCGACGCGATCGCGGTCGACCCGGGCGCACAGCGCCAGGGGGTGGCGCGTGCGCTGATGGCGGAATTCGATCGTGTCGCGCGCGCGCGCGGGGCCAACGAGATGCGCACGCAGGCGCAGTGGAACCAGCCGGCACTGGTCGAGTTCTTTGCCGCCGCGGGTTTTCGTCTGGCGCCGCGGGTGGTGCTCGAGCGCCCGACCGAGTACGTGAACTTCTGA
- a CDS encoding cyclohexa-1,5-dienecarbonyl-CoA hydratase has translation MSEASSPLKVWLERDGSLLRLRLARPKANIVDAAMIAALRQALGEHLQAPALRAVLLDAEGPHFSFGASVDEHMPDQCAQMLKSLHGLVREMLDSPVPILVALRGQCLGGGLEVAAAGNLLFAAPDAKFGQPEIRLGVFAPAASCLLPPRVGQACAEDLLWSGRSIDGAEGHRIGLIDVLAEDPEAAALQWFDEHIARLSASSLRFAVRAARCDIVPGIKQKLDTVEALYLEELMASHDAVEGLKAFLEKRSANWENR, from the coding sequence ATGAGCGAGGCTAGCTCCCCGCTGAAGGTCTGGCTGGAGCGCGACGGCAGCCTGCTGCGTCTGCGCCTGGCCCGGCCCAAGGCCAACATCGTCGATGCCGCGATGATCGCCGCGCTGCGCCAGGCGCTGGGCGAGCACCTCCAGGCCCCGGCGCTGCGTGCGGTGCTGCTCGATGCCGAAGGTCCGCATTTCAGCTTCGGCGCCAGCGTCGATGAGCACATGCCGGACCAGTGTGCGCAGATGCTCAAGAGCCTGCATGGGCTGGTGCGCGAGATGCTCGACAGCCCGGTGCCGATCCTGGTCGCGCTGCGCGGCCAGTGCCTGGGCGGCGGACTGGAAGTGGCGGCGGCGGGCAACCTGCTGTTCGCCGCGCCGGACGCCAAGTTCGGTCAGCCCGAGATCCGTCTCGGGGTGTTCGCGCCCGCTGCGTCCTGCCTGCTGCCGCCGCGCGTGGGCCAGGCCTGCGCCGAAGACCTGTTGTGGTCGGGGCGCAGCATCGACGGTGCCGAAGGGCACCGGATCGGCCTCATCGACGTCCTCGCCGAGGATCCGGAGGCCGCGGCGCTGCAGTGGTTCGACGAACACATTGCGCGTCTGAGCGCGAGCTCGCTGCGTTTCGCGGTCCGTGCCGCACGCTGCGACATCGTGCCGGGCATCAAGCAAAAACTCGATACCGTGGAGGCCCTCTATCTTGAGGAACTGATGGCCAGCCACGATGCGGTGGAAGGGCTGAAAGCCTTTCTTGAGAAGCGTTCTGCAAACTGGGAGAACCGTTGA
- the bcrB gene encoding benzoyl-CoA reductase subunit B: MSAKTNPEVIKESSMVKQKGMIAGNYDRLTGTKESGEKVVSTFVPGNLNELIMCFDMVNNLPETNAIQNGMRKQSGGMIMDAEKAGHSEDVCTYVKADIGMMGRGNIAPNGKPMPAPDMLLLSYTGCFTFMKWFELLRHEYKCPTVMLQIPYQGDGKITKNMRDFVVKQLKEEVIPMFEQVSGVKFDIDRLREYLKNSAKAEDNLVWVLESAKNRPSPIDAYFGGVYYIGPMFTAFRGTTDAVEYYDLVRGEIEQRIREGKGPITPEGDMKEEKYRLVVEGPPNWTSFREFWKLFYDEGAVVVASSYTKVGGLYDQGFRHDPNDPLGTLADYCLGCYANNNLPQRVELLEKYMNEYQADGLLINSIKSCNSFSAGQLLMMREIEKRTGKPAAFIETDLVDPRYFSHANVKNRLESYFQMVDQKRSGASLATA, translated from the coding sequence ATGAGTGCAAAAACCAACCCTGAAGTCATCAAAGAATCTTCGATGGTGAAGCAGAAAGGGATGATCGCCGGTAACTACGATCGTCTCACGGGCACCAAGGAGTCGGGCGAGAAAGTCGTGTCGACCTTCGTGCCGGGCAACCTGAACGAGCTGATCATGTGTTTCGACATGGTCAACAACCTGCCCGAGACCAACGCCATCCAGAACGGCATGCGCAAGCAGAGCGGCGGCATGATCATGGATGCCGAGAAGGCCGGCCACTCGGAAGACGTGTGTACCTACGTCAAGGCCGACATCGGCATGATGGGCCGCGGCAACATCGCCCCCAACGGCAAGCCGATGCCCGCTCCGGACATGCTGCTGCTGTCCTACACCGGCTGCTTCACCTTCATGAAGTGGTTCGAGCTGCTGCGCCACGAGTACAAGTGTCCGACCGTGATGCTGCAGATCCCGTATCAGGGCGATGGAAAGATCACCAAGAACATGCGTGATTTCGTCGTCAAGCAGCTCAAGGAAGAAGTCATCCCGATGTTCGAGCAGGTCTCGGGGGTCAAGTTCGACATCGACCGCCTGCGCGAATACCTGAAGAACTCGGCCAAGGCCGAAGACAATCTGGTGTGGGTGCTCGAGAGCGCGAAGAACCGTCCGTCGCCGATCGATGCCTACTTCGGCGGCGTGTATTACATCGGCCCGATGTTCACCGCCTTCCGCGGCACCACCGATGCGGTCGAGTACTACGATCTGGTGCGCGGCGAAATCGAGCAGCGCATCCGCGAAGGCAAGGGGCCGATCACCCCCGAAGGCGACATGAAGGAAGAGAAGTACCGCCTGGTCGTCGAAGGTCCCCCGAACTGGACCAGCTTCCGCGAGTTCTGGAAGCTGTTCTACGACGAAGGCGCGGTGGTGGTGGCGAGCTCCTACACCAAGGTGGGCGGCCTCTACGACCAGGGCTTCCGTCACGACCCGAACGACCCGCTGGGCACGCTGGCCGACTACTGCCTGGGTTGCTACGCCAACAACAACCTGCCGCAGCGCGTCGAACTGCTCGAGAAGTACATGAACGAGTACCAGGCCGACGGCCTGCTGATCAACTCGATCAAGAGCTGCAACAGCTTCTCCGCTGGGCAGCTGCTGATGATGCGCGAAATCGAGAAGCGCACCGGCAAGCCGGCCGCGTTCATCGAAACCGACCTTGTCGATCCGCGCTATTTCTCGCACGCAAACGTCAAGAACCGTCTGGAGAGCTACTTCCAGATGGTCGATCAGAAACGCAGCGGCGCGTCGCTGGCAACCGCGTAA
- a CDS encoding 2-oxoacid:acceptor oxidoreductase subunit alpha yields MRMTARSVSITFAGSGGAGVMTAGSMLLDAAGHAGWYAYMTRSSGAQIRGGEAAAMLRLSTAPVQSHDDHYDLLVAIDWQNVGRFSAEVPMTADGLVLGDPDGGEFPEQILAKGTRRADIPFKKIAKEIDGGRPNMIALGAVAALIGLPEEAVLKVVKDSLAKKGPAALAASEASVRAGAAFAASLPPSKRLAAATGGERQRLWSITGNEAAGLGAVRGGVRFVAAYPITPGTEVLEWLAPNLAKLGGALVQAEDELASVNQIIGASYGGTTSLTATSGPGLALMTESIGLAVASETPITIVNVMRGGPSTGIPVKSEQSDLNIALYGLHGDAPHLVVAPNSLADCAFSTQWAVHLADTLQTAAVVLSDQSLGQSRATIAPPADPGLRANRLRPEGELGDERYRRYRNTTSGVSPMAVPGMKGYQYTADGLEHTEVGTPSSQASDHSTQLDKRLRKLTAHDYGKYWADIDGEGEGDIAVITWGSTTGPVQEALERWRAAGKQGRMVSIRLLSPVRPEQLAAALEGVSRVLVVEQSHGAQFHRYLRAHYDLPGSVRAFHRPGPLPIRPDEIFRQLADWS; encoded by the coding sequence ATGAGGATGACAGCCCGATCGGTTTCGATAACCTTCGCCGGCAGCGGCGGAGCCGGGGTGATGACGGCAGGCAGCATGCTGCTCGATGCCGCCGGCCACGCCGGCTGGTACGCTTACATGACGCGCTCGTCGGGAGCGCAGATCCGGGGCGGCGAGGCGGCGGCGATGCTGCGCCTGTCCACCGCGCCGGTGCAGTCGCACGACGACCACTACGACCTGCTGGTGGCGATCGACTGGCAGAACGTTGGCCGCTTCTCGGCCGAAGTGCCGATGACCGCCGACGGCTTGGTGCTGGGCGATCCGGACGGGGGCGAGTTCCCTGAGCAGATCCTCGCCAAGGGTACGCGCCGGGCCGACATTCCGTTCAAGAAGATTGCCAAGGAGATCGACGGCGGGCGCCCGAACATGATCGCGCTGGGCGCGGTCGCGGCCCTGATCGGCCTGCCCGAAGAGGCGGTGCTCAAGGTGGTCAAGGACTCGCTGGCGAAGAAAGGCCCCGCCGCGCTCGCCGCCAGCGAAGCCTCGGTGCGTGCCGGCGCGGCCTTTGCCGCCTCGCTGCCGCCGAGCAAGCGCCTGGCCGCAGCCACCGGCGGCGAGCGCCAGCGCCTGTGGAGCATCACCGGCAACGAAGCCGCCGGTCTGGGCGCGGTGCGCGGCGGGGTGCGCTTTGTCGCCGCCTACCCGATCACCCCGGGCACTGAAGTGCTCGAATGGCTCGCCCCCAACCTCGCCAAGCTCGGCGGTGCGCTGGTGCAGGCCGAAGACGAGCTCGCCTCGGTCAACCAGATCATCGGCGCCTCCTACGGCGGCACCACCTCGCTCACCGCCACCTCCGGCCCCGGCCTGGCGCTGATGACCGAATCGATCGGTCTCGCGGTCGCCTCCGAGACCCCGATCACGATCGTCAACGTGATGCGCGGCGGCCCGTCCACCGGCATCCCGGTGAAGTCCGAGCAGAGCGACCTCAACATCGCCCTCTACGGCCTGCACGGCGATGCCCCGCACCTGGTGGTCGCGCCCAACTCGCTCGCCGACTGTGCCTTCTCCACGCAGTGGGCGGTGCATCTGGCCGACACCCTGCAGACCGCCGCGGTCGTGCTCTCGGACCAGTCCCTGGGCCAGAGCCGCGCCACCATCGCCCCGCCGGCCGACCCCGGACTGCGCGCCAACCGCCTGCGCCCCGAAGGCGAGCTGGGCGACGAGCGCTACCGCCGCTACCGCAACACCACATCGGGCGTCTCGCCGATGGCCGTGCCCGGCATGAAGGGCTACCAGTACACCGCCGACGGCCTCGAGCACACCGAAGTCGGCACCCCCTCGAGCCAGGCCTCGGACCACAGCACCCAGCTCGACAAGCGCCTGCGCAAGCTCACCGCCCACGACTACGGCAAGTACTGGGCCGACATCGACGGCGAGGGCGAGGGCGACATCGCCGTCATCACCTGGGGCTCGACCACCGGACCGGTGCAGGAAGCGCTCGAGCGCTGGCGCGCCGCCGGCAAGCAGGGCCGCATGGTGTCGATCCGCCTGCTCTCGCCGGTGCGCCCCGAGCAGCTCGCCGCCGCCCTTGAGGGCGTCTCGCGCGTGCTCGTCGTCGAACAGAGCCATGGCGCCCAGTTCCACCGCTACCTGCGCGCCCACTACGACCTTCCCGGCAGCGTGCGGGCCTTCCACCGCCCCGGCCCGCTGCCGATCCGACCCGACGAAATCTTCCGCCAACTGGCCGACTGGAGCTGA
- the oah gene encoding 6-oxocyclohex-1-ene-1-carbonyl-CoA hydratase: protein MNPTTQKLVEQNAPTKLVDHNLVPETVCPGVLYEKRPARNLKGEVVPGLYNVWISLDNPKQYNSYTTDMVKGLILAFRAASCARDVATVVFTAVGDKAFCTGGNTKEYAEYYAGNPQEYRQYMRLFNDMVSAILGCDKPVICRVNGMRIGGGQEIGMAADFTVAQDLANFGQAGPKHGSAAIGGATDFLPIMIGCEQAMVSGTLCEPFSAHKANRLGICMQIVPALKVDGKFVANPLVITDRYLDEFGRIIHGEFKTGDELAAGKELMKRGEIDLSLLDEAVEKLCAKLISTFPECLTKSFEELRKPKLDAWNRNKENSRAWLALNMMNEARTGFRAFNEGNKETGREIEFTDLRQALAKGMPWTPELIESLMPGAK from the coding sequence ATGAATCCGACTACGCAAAAACTGGTCGAGCAGAACGCGCCGACGAAATTGGTCGACCACAACCTGGTGCCCGAAACCGTTTGTCCGGGCGTGCTCTACGAGAAGCGTCCGGCGCGCAACCTGAAGGGCGAAGTGGTGCCGGGGCTGTACAACGTCTGGATCTCGCTCGACAACCCGAAGCAGTACAACTCCTACACCACCGACATGGTGAAGGGGCTGATCCTCGCCTTCCGTGCCGCTTCCTGCGCGCGCGACGTCGCCACGGTGGTGTTCACCGCGGTCGGCGACAAGGCCTTCTGCACCGGCGGCAACACCAAGGAATACGCCGAGTACTACGCCGGCAACCCGCAGGAATACCGCCAGTACATGCGCCTGTTCAACGACATGGTGTCGGCGATCCTCGGTTGCGACAAGCCGGTGATCTGCCGTGTCAACGGCATGCGCATCGGTGGCGGTCAGGAGATCGGCATGGCGGCCGACTTCACCGTGGCCCAGGATCTGGCCAACTTCGGCCAGGCCGGTCCGAAGCACGGTTCGGCGGCGATCGGCGGTGCGACCGACTTCCTGCCGATAATGATCGGCTGCGAGCAGGCGATGGTGTCGGGCACGCTGTGCGAGCCGTTCTCGGCGCACAAGGCCAACCGCCTCGGCATCTGCATGCAGATCGTGCCGGCGCTCAAGGTCGACGGCAAGTTCGTCGCCAACCCGCTGGTGATCACCGACCGCTACCTCGACGAGTTCGGCCGCATCATCCACGGCGAATTCAAGACCGGCGACGAGCTGGCGGCGGGCAAGGAGCTGATGAAGCGCGGCGAGATCGATCTGTCGCTGCTCGACGAAGCGGTCGAGAAGCTGTGCGCGAAGCTGATCTCCACCTTCCCCGAGTGCCTGACCAAGAGCTTCGAGGAGCTGCGCAAGCCCAAGCTCGACGCCTGGAACCGCAACAAGGAAAACAGCCGCGCCTGGCTCGCGCTGAACATGATGAACGAAGCGCGCACCGGCTTCCGTGCGTTCAACGAAGGCAACAAGGAAACCGGCCGCGAGATCGAATTCACCGATCTGCGCCAGGCGCTGGCCAAGGGCATGCCCTGGACTCCTGAGCTGATCGAAAGCCTGATGCCGGGTGCCAAGTGA
- the bcrC gene encoding benzoyl-CoA reductase subunit C — MSTADIIARCEALYEDLDFTAARQWKEADPSRKVIAYMPVYVPREIIHAAGMLPLGIMGGGDGLEVIHGDAFYQSYICRIPRSTIELGLSKRMDFVDGMLFPSICDVIRNLSGMWKLMFPGKYVRYFDVPQNYRDNVGGNYYTNELNELREGLEHLSGRKITDEALRASIAVYNENRKLVQDVYGLRSREPWKVPSADVYLLMRAGLVLPVEEHNQMLKDYLAAAVKVEAQKRDNCRVIINGSFCEQPPLNLIKSIELSGCYIVDDDYMIVHRFLRNEVSTAGDPMQNLSLAFLHESISTAAKYDDKEEDKGKYLLEQVRSNAAEGVIFAAPSFCDPALLERPMLADRCSEHKVPYISFKYAENSGQMQPIREQAGTFADSIKLWS, encoded by the coding sequence ATGAGTACGGCAGACATCATCGCGCGCTGTGAAGCGCTTTACGAGGACCTTGATTTCACTGCCGCCAGGCAATGGAAGGAGGCCGATCCCTCTCGCAAGGTTATCGCCTACATGCCGGTATATGTGCCGCGCGAGATCATTCATGCGGCTGGCATGTTGCCCCTGGGCATCATGGGCGGTGGCGATGGGCTGGAGGTGATCCACGGCGACGCCTTCTACCAGAGCTACATCTGCCGCATCCCACGCTCGACCATCGAACTCGGCCTGTCCAAGCGCATGGATTTCGTCGATGGCATGCTGTTCCCCAGCATCTGTGACGTCATCCGCAACCTGTCGGGCATGTGGAAGCTGATGTTCCCGGGCAAGTACGTGCGCTACTTCGACGTGCCGCAGAACTACCGCGACAACGTCGGTGGCAACTACTACACCAACGAGCTGAACGAACTGCGCGAAGGCCTCGAGCACCTGTCGGGCCGCAAGATCACCGACGAAGCGCTGCGTGCCTCGATCGCGGTCTACAACGAAAACCGCAAGCTCGTCCAGGATGTCTATGGCCTGCGTTCGCGCGAGCCCTGGAAGGTGCCGTCGGCCGATGTATACCTGCTGATGCGTGCCGGCCTGGTGCTGCCGGTCGAAGAGCACAACCAGATGCTGAAGGATTACCTGGCGGCCGCGGTCAAGGTCGAGGCGCAAAAACGCGACAACTGTCGCGTGATCATCAACGGCTCGTTCTGCGAACAGCCGCCGCTCAACCTGATCAAGTCGATCGAGCTCTCGGGCTGCTACATTGTCGATGACGACTACATGATCGTGCATCGCTTCCTGCGCAACGAAGTCTCGACCGCCGGCGATCCGATGCAGAACCTGTCGCTCGCCTTCCTGCACGAGTCGATCAGCACCGCGGCGAAGTACGACGACAAGGAAGAGGACAAGGGCAAGTACCTGCTCGAGCAGGTCCGCAGCAACGCCGCCGAAGGCGTGATCTTCGCCGCCCCCAGCTTCTGCGACCCGGCGCTGCTCGAGCGCCCGATGCTGGCCGACCGCTGCTCGGAGCACAAGGTCCCCTACATCTCCTTCAAGTACGCCGAGAACTCGGGCCAGATGCAGCCGATCCGTGAGCAGGCCGGTACCTTTGCCGACTCGATCAAACTCTGGAGCTAA